The sequence CTGGGCATCACCTTCGGCATATGGGCGGCGACAAGGCAATATACCTGGATCGACTCGACGCTCTCGGCCATCGCCTTCCTCGGCATGACCGTGCCACGCTTCCTGATGGCGCTGATCATCGTCTACCTGCTGGTCTTCCAGTTCAACGTGTCGGAGATCGGCTCGTTCTTCTCGCCACAATTTGGCGGTGCGCCATGGTCGTGGGCGAAGTTCGTCGACCTGGTCAAGCATGTCTGGCCGGTGGTCGCGATCGCCACTTTCGGCGGCCTTGCCTACAATATGCGTGTCATGCGCGGCAATCTGCTCGATACGCTCAACGCACAATATGTCGAGACGGCGAGAGCAAAGGGCCTGACCGGCAGCGCCGTCGTCATGCGCCACGCGGTGCCCAATGCGCTGCATCCGCTCGTCATGTACCAGGGCGTGGTGCTGCCCTATATGCTCACCGGCGAGATCGAGACGGCAATCATCTTCGCTCTGCCGACCGTCGGCCCGGCGGTTGTCGGCTCGATGGCCGTCGGCGATGTCTATGTCACCGCCACTTTCATGATGGTGCTGGCGGCGACGCTGATCGTCGGCAACATCATCGCCGACATGCTGCTCGTCCTGCTCGACCCGCGCATCCGCCAATACGGAGAGAGCTAGATGCTGGCCCGCGATCCATCACCGCCGCCGCTGCCCGCCGAAGGGCCCATCGTCGCCAAGCCGGCCCGCGGCAATGAAAGCTACATCGCGCTCGTCTGGCGCCGGCTGAAGCGCTCCTGGACCGGCATGGCCGGGCTCTGGCTCGTCGTGCTGCTGCTGGTGATGGCCGTGTTCGCCGAATTCCTGGCGCCGATGGACCCGAAGGCGACCGATGTCGGCTTCGCGCCGCCGCAACTGCCCTCCTTCCACGATAGGGACGGCAATTTCGTCGCGAGGCCGCGGGTCTATGCGCTGGCCGATTCGGCCGACCTCGATCCTGT comes from Mesorhizobium japonicum MAFF 303099 and encodes:
- a CDS encoding ABC transporter permease, which gives rise to MLRFLLMRIASAIPVLAILSLVTFAIIQAPPGDYADYIRSQLINQGGASFAEADAQAQAYRVEHGLDKPLPVQYLNWIGGIITRGDFGYSLYYNKPVADVVGERLPRTLLLALVCHLLASVLGITFGIWAATRQYTWIDSTLSAIAFLGMTVPRFLMALIIVYLLVFQFNVSEIGSFFSPQFGGAPWSWAKFVDLVKHVWPVVAIATFGGLAYNMRVMRGNLLDTLNAQYVETARAKGLTGSAVVMRHAVPNALHPLVMYQGVVLPYMLTGEIETAIIFALPTVGPAVVGSMAVGDVYVTATFMMVLAATLIVGNIIADMLLVLLDPRIRQYGES